Within Spodoptera frugiperda isolate SF20-4 chromosome 22, AGI-APGP_CSIRO_Sfru_2.0, whole genome shotgun sequence, the genomic segment CAACACGTGCTAATATTAAtctttgtatttaatattgataattaTTGCATTATTCTAATGGAGTATATTAGTAGGTTAAACTTTGTAGTGAATTAGGTAATAAGGGTTTAATGTTAACcctaattaggtattattggcgcgcattttattgtttatttgttttttaataaaataaaatatggcggTAAAGTAAATGTTAGGTTTTTGGGTCTGAGATTCGAATATAAACATAGCGCCTATTATttccgaatgggtaggcagaggcgggGTAAAATAGAGTATTACCACAGAATACTAGTATTACTACATCGGGGTGGGTAGCTACAACGTTTCATTAGTTACTATTAAATCAGTAATGATTACTGACTTAATAAGAAGAGTATTGCAAAGGCGATTTCCGAACGAGAAGTCTCGGATGCGATTCCTagggcgtgatggggcgatggcccagggcgacaaattctggggggcgccaaggtctgaagttggagtctcttgcctctcctggtgcaaaccctcagaactgtgctctacgctctgtgcatatgcatattttttattgagaacAAAACTTTCTACGTCCGCGTCGTTAGCTCTGGGTAACGCTAAAGGAAAGATgaaattcttaatataattttacttgggatcagcaaaaaactaacacttgatattgcttccctcaagtgggcgccacaatattttcgcccggggtatcagtggcccttacgccggcactgtctCGACTCGAGTGTTATaaataagtcggtaaaaaaaaagaatgaccGTCATATTTTTAATTCCAGAGCCGTTACTTCGAGTGTGACGACGAGAGCGAGGACTACAGCTCTGACGACGACAGCTACGTGCCGCGGTACGTCGTGGAGGCCATGGAGGCGCACCACCAGCTGCCCGagtctgatgatgatgaggtacTGGCATCATCATGCCATTTAATTTGGGACAGCCCTAACGTTAGAATTTaagatcacggatgaactgatcatagcgcttgcaacagtgctgaaatatcggaaactcatagacataaataaacatggtaaatatcccgtctcaagttctaatgatagtgttagtgaccatgtcagtttaacaACTTATATTGGGGCAGCCTGCCTCAACcttccaaaaccgctgcaactcatttacaggatctacagtagatacaaccatgaaaacaccggaacactactgagtcatttaatggttacttaactcagtccttagcaattgttttcgatacaaaatcgttactaaggaatagattaagtaatcattaaatgtctctgagtgcggcaattactgactaaaaaccaccccattcctactcctgcttttcgagtcagagccccggtaacccactaggtagtccgctgtggtggtctgatggctgtcGGTGCTGATTAAAAATGATCGAAAATGATTTGTAGGAgaataaatggcaataggctcaccaccttaatacatgggacttacaacataaattgtgaaaactgggtgttacattgtacagtgacattacgtgtaataaagtgcacctctgcctacctcttcagggattaacccgtcgtgtgccagaacgcagatctacgcgagtcACAAtgcattttctattgttgttttttatacgAAAGGTTAAAGGCTATATGAATATAGCGCACGTGTGAAGCCGGGGTGTATTGTTAGTACGTAGGTAAGTGTGGGAAAGTAGATAAGGTATAGTCCAAGTctcatattatattgtattatttcttaaacaatGATCGATTTGGTAGTTTCTTGGAAACAGAAGCGATAATTGTTGTATGTATACCTGACTAGACATTCCAACGTGATAACGACATCGGTATCCGCTCACAATGTCATTTTCGCAAAATGATATCCAATTGCAAAATATCAGGCGACGCATTGGGtaatttttgtgacttatccaaggcgttcgactGTGTGTCCCTCATGatacactgatcaggaagctatcccattatggaatacgaggcaactctctggacctacttatctcatactctgataggattcagagagtcgaaaTTAACGGAAAAATTTCCGCCGGGTCTATTGTTAAggtgggtgttccgcaggggtcaaatCTCGgcccatttttatttcttatttatattatagtgattCACCTTATCTTGTAAGAGGTAACCATGGAattgtactgtttgctgataatACCTCTTTACCATTTAAACCCAAACGTAGAAAATGAGTCAGttgtcatgtaaatagtgctctcccGAAATTAGTacactgacacatgcgtgctgccatctgaatagGTGCGGTCATACAGTTGTTGtatttcctctaaagaccactacagaatccgTTTGCACGGTTTTCGGTCACGGTTTATTTGAACGTCTGAGTTAGTTTTGGCcagtctcatctagttatttaagagattgacgtgaaaaagtgtcatcttgtaacctatttgcaaaaaaataaatatctatagaattagatttcgttttctgtctattttgtaaggaaacttttgaacattactcacgtaaatatactgagtaaagctctactagtttcgaatctaagataagcagcgtgcgcatacgcggtaacgtcgcgcagcctacgtgaCGTCGCGTCAGTAGGCTTAGTCTTTAGGTTACGATAGCCGACCTTATCGCTTACCTAACGCGTTCTCTTCCAGGAAACGTTTGAGCATTATAAAATACCACGCTTGCTTtaggcggattagcaatttcaaacttatattatattggaaataataattcaacactGGACGTTATTAATGCTTTGACGGCAGAAATTGTAGAACAGTAGATTTAGGTAAaaggtacataaatgtattacgAAATTTATCGATCCCGAAAAAGCATTTGATCCTAGCGAACTGGCTAACCTCCTCTAACCTTAATTTAATCTTGGAATACCACATTGACTATTTCTTTGAATGTCTGTTCCATTGAGTTCCATTTAACAATTCGTTAAAATATGTCCTTTACAATTGAGTGGTCACACCTGTCGATCTATATGGATTCGGGTGCTGGGCCATGAGAAAGGCGGGTGAAAGAAGTTTGCCTACAGCAGAGATGAGGATGCTGCGATGGATATGTGGCGTGATGGGACTAGACAATATAATACACGGCTATGTAAATGAAACTTAAGAGCAGCGCTCTCTCGTCTCTCTAAATATGGGAATCTGTACATCCCAACATACATTCTGTCTGTATATGGAACTGAAGGCTTCAAAAAGCTTCTGagcattttattgcattaatgaACGAAAACCAATTTAATCTTGTTTTCATCATACCTTATTCTACtggtcaatttatttgtaataacttcTTTAACAATATAAGTCAGAAAGAGATAGCCACATATGACTACACAGCAATTGATGCGTTAGATAaggacaaaatatacaatagtgAAAAAGTGAGATAGCAAAACACAAAAGGTGTGCGTTAGAGAGAGACAGCGTATCACTTCTCCCCACCACGTATTGTATGTTGTTAACACAATACAAGTTGTAGGCTAGCAGTTCACCCGTCACTTCGCCAGTTGCTCTTGTGACATCGCACTGTATAGTCGTGTACCGAGTGTGCATcagtattgaaattaattttgtaatcatttaataaacatggttgTCGAGAGTTTTAGCTGGAGTGAAGAAGTGGAGTCGGCCGGTATGTACCCGTAGAAAtactaaggatttttttaaattcctattcgaaacaaaatctaattaatctttTCCCACAGATCCCATGATAATGGAAGAACAACGGGAGACTAGGAGAGACTCCGTCAACTCCATCGAGCCCGAGGTAAAGACTCCACAAACACCGGAGACTAAATCCTCGGTGGACGAGGAAGACGGAGCTTTAAAGGACTTGCTCCGGGTCGATGAACAATATTATCCCTTATTGGCCTTGgtatgtaacattatattttcttaaattattttacttactaattaataactggggacatgattgttaatttattgactcATCTTTGTTACAGTTGGAACAATTTTCCCCTGAAGACGACGGCATCCAATTCAACATAAAGTTGAAACAGTTTGAGACTACAATGTCATCCATGTGTCCGGACGACTCGCGTGTGCAgtaagtatttatctatttctttttttttcaaattatatcttcTACTAGTATCTTATTCTCATCGTGTCCcgtaaatattactaataattttattttactttgtctagACAAGCATTCGCGACGTTCCGCGCGGCGGCCCTGCGGTGCCCGGTGATGGCGCGTAAGCTGGCCGCAGTGGGTGTTTCGTTCACTCGCCAGCAGAACAAGCCACTGCTTCGTAGAACCCTCCTTAATGTCGTCATGCAGGACACTTTCTCCAGTAAGTACCCTTTCCCAAGATCTATTTACCCCTTTGAATTCAGTTCACCCGGTTTTACCGCAATCCCCTCGAATTGAACTTCTGCTCGAAGCTTCgtaaaaacttcttaaggaatatatcaaataaataattgtcatcTTCTTCAACAGAACTGGACGTGCTACAGCGCTCAAATCCGCTGTTCCTCGTCAACGCTGCGAATCTGATGGGGGATTACTTCGCCAACGCTCGCCTCAGTAACGGCGACAAGCTTCACTTTCTAGCTGAGCCACTACTGCAATACTTGCGTGCTTTACTCGCCGCCCATGATACACGTGCACATCACAGTCTCGCTGCACAAGTAAGTTTCAaacgaacatttattattttgtaaaaaatgctgttttattGCCAAACACATACATTCATTGTTTAGTAACATTGTGACAGCTAAGcagattaaaatactaatatgtaaCTTTCTTTTGTCCACAGTTAATGCAAAACGGTCGCGAGCTACTCTCCGTAGTAGCTCAAGAGATGGACGAGCTCTCGGTCTCGATCCGTCTCCGTCTGCTCTCGTCCCCACCAGTCAGCACAACGTGGCTACTACTCTCCGCAGACCTTTGCCTCAACAAGTTTCTTCCCCTACCGACTACGCTGCAACAGTTTTACACCGCTCATCTGGTAACAACCACGGAAGAAAATGTCAGTGAAGCCAGCTATAGATGTTGGAAGAAAAGCCCCGAGAAGAACGAGAATAAACCAGATGCTGCGGCGCTTGCAGAAGAAGTCAGTCAAAGTATATCTCAGATTAGTCTGCGTAATAATGAGGACACGAAGCCTAAGAAAGAACCAATCTCAGTTAGCCAAGATACATGGACAGGTGATGATACCTTAAGGAAAAGATACGACCTTAACTCTTGGCGGCAAACAGAAGAGACGAGAATAAAGGCTAATGACTGCCAACAAGGGGGGGATATCTTCCAAAGTCACCCCGAAAGAAATGTGTCTCAGGCCCCAGAAAAGCCAAAATTAGGCGTTGGAGCTAGGTTATTGAGACTTAGAGCCCTCTCAAAGGAATCAATCTCAGTCAGCGAAGACACATGGTCAGGACCCGACTCCCGCCCGCCGCACATAAGTATGAGATCACGAAAGGGGAGGATTAATGGAAAGAAAGACGGAACAACAGCCAAGGCGACCCCAAGACGCCATGTCGCCGAAGTACCGCGCAGCGCCAAATACTGGGGCCACGACGACCGATGCGTCAAACATTATAGTTAGTAGGAAtgtcttgtatgtatgtatgtaaataattattaatttagggaATTGTACAAATGAAATTGTTACTTAAACCAAAAATGACGTTATAAATGTTGTGTATATTACTtatgaaatgtattaaatagttgtaaaataattatactttaatgtaatgtaataataatcaatgaataaaattatttttgataacttcaaattcgatattttctataaaacccCTTATTCCTGACACAGCTAAGGAATACAAATTCAACATTCTGTAAGTTTCACTTCATAATAGACTCATAAACAACTATTAGCATTAGTCTTATCGTATTTTAtagaaaaggttatttttaattcgtaCCACAcgatgctacggcgtagcaggtgATACTACGGTGTAGTAAAATCTGACGAAATAGACTGTAGTTTAGACTTGTTTACACTTGTTTGCCATCACGAGCATTACCAAAGCCTTGTTCCAAAGTTTCCTCACaaaccaaaaagaaaacgaaatctaattCTATAGACAAGACAGTGGACGCACTTACACCCCTGTTTCACCATAATTTCCGAGAATATAGCGCCCGTATGAAGCCGGGGTGTATTGTTAGTACGTAGGGAAGCGTGGGAAAGTAGATAAGGTGTAGACCAAGTCTTATATATTGTGGTACCTATTTGTTAAACAATGATCGATTTGGTAGTTTCTTGGAAACAGAAGCGATAATTGTTGTATGTATACCTGACTAAACATTCCAATGTGATAACGTCATCGGTATCCGCTCACTTAAAATGTCATTTTCGCAAAATGATATCCAATTACGCAAAATATGCAGGCGACGCATTGGGtaatttttgtgacttatccaaggcgttcgattgtgtccctcATGatacactgatcaggaagctatcccattatggaatacgaggcaactctctggacctacttatctcatactctgataggattcagagagtcgaaaTTAACGGAAAAATTTCCGCCGGGTCTATTGTTAAggtgggtgttccgcaggggtcaaatCTCGgcccatttttatttcttatttatattatagtgattCACCTTATCTTGTAAGAGGTAACCATGGAattgtactgtttgctgataatACCTCTTTACCATTTAAACCCAAACGTAGAAAATGAGTCAGttgtcatgtaaatagtgctctcccGAAATTAGTacactgacacatgcgtgctgccatctgaatagGTGCGGTCATACAGTTGTTGtatttcctctaaagaccactacagaatccgTTTGCACGGTTTTCGGTCACGGTTTATTTGAACGTCTGAGTTAGTTTTGGCcagtctcatctagttatttaagagattgacgtgaaaaagtgtcatcttgtaacctatttgcaaaaaaataaatatctatagaattagatttcgttttctGTCTTGTTTTGTAAGGAAACTTTTGAacattactcacgtaaatatactgagtaaagctctactagtttcgaatctaagataagcagcgtgcgcatacgcggtaacgtcgcgcagcctacgtgaCGTCGCGTCAGTAGGCTTAGTCTTTAGGTTACGATAGCCGACCTTATCGCTTACCTAACGCGTTCTCTTCCAGGAAACGTTTGAGCATTATAAAATACCACGCTTGCTTtaggcggattagcaatttcaaacttatattatattggaaataataattcaacactGGACGTTATTAATGCTTTGACGGCAGAAATTGTAGAACAGTAGATTTAGGTAAaaggtacataaatgtattacgAAATTTATCGATCCCGAAAAAGCATTTGATCCTAGCGAACTGGCTAACCTCCTCTAACCTTAATTTAATCTTGGAATACCACATTGACTATTTCTTTGAATGTCTGTTCCATTGAGTTCCATTTAACAATTCGTTAAAATATGTCCTTTACAATTGAGTGGTCACACCTGTCGATCTATATGGATTCGGGTGCTGGGCCATGAGAAAGGCGGGTGAAAGAAGTTTGCCTACAGCAGAGATGAGGATGCTGCGATGGATATGTGGCGTGATGGGACTAGACAATATAATACACGGCTATGTAAATGAAACTTAAGAGCAGCGCTCTCTCGTCTCTCTAAATATGGGAATCTGTACATCCCAACATACATTCTGTCTGTATATGGAACTGAAGGCTTCAAAAAGCTTCTGagcattttattgcattaatgaACGAAAACCAATTTAATCTTGTTTTCATCATACCTTATTCTACtggtcaatttatttgtaataacttcTTTAACAATATAAGTCAGAAAGAGATAGCCACATATGACTACACAGCAATTGATGCGTTAGATAaggacaaaatatacaatagtgAAAAAGTGA encodes:
- the LOC118279498 gene encoding uncharacterized protein LOC118279498, which encodes MSSMCPDDSRVQQAFATFRAAALRCPVMARKLAAVGVSFTRQQNKPLLRRTLLNVVMQDTFSKLDVLQRSNPLFLVNAANLMGDYFANARLSNGDKLHFLAEPLLQYLRALLAAHDTRAHHSLAAQLMQNGRELLSVVAQEMDELSVSIRLRLLSSPPVSTTWLLLSADLCLNKFLPLPTTLQQFYTAHLVTTTEENVSEASYRCWKKSPEKNENKPDAAALAEEVSQSISQISLRNNEDTKPKKEPISVSQDTWTGDDTLRKRYDLNSWRQTEETRIKANDCQQGGDIFQSHPERNVSQAPEKPKLGVGARLLRLRALSKESISVSEDTWSGPDSRPPHISMRSRKGRINGKKDGTTAKATPRRHVAEVPRSAKYWGHDDRCVKHYS